In a single window of the Pseudoxanthomonas sp. F37 genome:
- a CDS encoding nicotinamide-nucleotide amidohydrolase family protein, with amino-acid sequence MSVPTDEALRVLAHHVGERLRQGRDHLVTAESCTGGWIAKCVTDIAGSSDWFDCGMAAYSYEAKQALLGVRPQTLEVHGAVSRETVIEMVSGALVNSGASVAVAVTGIAGPGGGSPDKPVGTVWIGWKRRGGYARAEIFQFAGDREAVRRQTVEAALQGLESL; translated from the coding sequence ATGTCCGTACCCACCGATGAAGCCCTGCGCGTGCTGGCCCACCATGTCGGCGAGCGCCTGCGGCAGGGCCGCGACCATCTGGTCACGGCGGAAAGCTGCACCGGTGGCTGGATCGCCAAGTGCGTGACCGACATCGCCGGGTCCTCCGACTGGTTCGACTGCGGGATGGCGGCCTACAGCTACGAGGCCAAACAGGCCTTGCTGGGCGTGCGGCCGCAGACGCTGGAGGTGCACGGTGCCGTCAGCCGCGAGACCGTCATCGAGATGGTCTCCGGCGCCCTGGTCAATTCCGGTGCCAGCGTCGCCGTGGCGGTGACCGGCATCGCCGGTCCCGGCGGCGGCAGTCCCGACAAACCGGTGGGCACGGTGTGGATAGGCTGGAAGCGGCGCGGCGGCTATGCGCGCGCGGAGATCTTCCAGTTCGCCGGTGACCGCGAAGCGGTGCGCCGGCAGACGGTGGAAGCCGCACTGCAAGGGCTGGAGTCGCTGTGA